One genomic window of Cannabis sativa cultivar Pink pepper isolate KNU-18-1 chromosome 2, ASM2916894v1, whole genome shotgun sequence includes the following:
- the LOC115720015 gene encoding G-type lectin S-receptor-like serine/threonine-protein kinase At4g27290 — protein MLPNKHFSDAQMDRLKWVYGIMKGYNLNVGDIVRVTFDIMVEGSSGGGLGLAGIITDLCEKHGVPQYSYDTKAPPQRPINLATVLRFKPPHPHGQPPVQGGPPAREEEEREDIEPPRLVGPLDPAMHNIILSLFSLSRTAFSVVNTIRPSESMRDNNTALLVSKEGKFELGFFTPTDSSSNNRYLGIWYKNIAVQTVVWVANRCEPIIDSSALLTIDNTGNLVLFSGKNNKSVLIWSTNSPKQAREPLVQLLDNGNLVLRDEKDANTTKYLWESFDYPTDTMIPGMKLGWDLKRGLNRRLSSWKSSDDPCHGDFTYGIELDEPHHDHTYPQLFIRNGSAKLFREAPWEGISFSGDSSTGYVSVYWYSGLYNFVNNDDEVYYSFSLLNGSNIVRLVLTETVEYTEWLEEENSWSSSYYTIPGDKCDKYGICGANSECIITNNQVCKCLEGFKPKNQENWNSMMSWSEGCVRNSSVSCDTKEKDVFIGFSSLKVPDSQYIQLSKGDNQDECKAKCLSNCSCMAYSYTESDEGSDCVLWFGDLSDIRQLSSDGQTVYIRIPFSPKVPKMNHEIARSDHKKVVILVAVIVGLAGVIISIAFYILRRRHFSERNKSQDDDLEVPFFDLHTISVATDNFSEANKLGEGGFGPVYKGMLDGGKEIAVKRLSMCSGQGADEFKNEIKLIAKLQHRNLVKIFGYCIHREMKLLVYEYMPNKSLDYFIFDERQKRLLDWPKRFQIVCGIAKGLLYLHHDSRLRIIHRDLKASNVLLDEEMNPKISDFGLARAFGGDQIEGINTNKVVGTYGYMAPEYAFNGLFSTKSDVFSFGTLMLEIVSGKKSRDLYDKDSILNLIGLAWILMKEGNTFKLIDKCLLKDPHDNMEEALRCIHIGLLCVQQKPVDRPNMSTVILMLSDKSVLPQPEPPAYFTNTDLREGDHSSSPKPPSCNTSITIVEAR, from the exons atgcttcccaacaagcatttttctgaTGCTCAAATGGACAGACTTAAATGGGTTTACGGCATTATGAAAGGGTATAATTTGAATGTGGGGGATATTGTTCGAGTGACCTTTGACATTATGGTTGAGGGATCTTCCGGTGGAGGACTTGGGTTGGCTGGAATAATCACTGATCTATGTGAGAAACATGGAGTACCACAGTACTCATATGATACAAAGGCACCGCCACAGCGCCCTATTAACTTGGCGACTGTTCTTCGCTTCAAACCTCCTCATCCTCATGGTCAACCGCCAGTTCAAGGAGGTCCTCcggcaagagaagaagaggaacgTGAGGACATCGAACCACCACGTCTTGTCGGGCCTCTTGACCCTGCCATGCA caacaTTATTTTGAGTCTTTTCTCTCTGTCTAGAACAGCTTTTTCTGTGGTTAACACCATTAGACCATCAGAATCTATGAGAGATAACAACACAGCTTTATTGGTATCCAAAGAAGGAAAGTTTGAATTGGGATTCTTTACTCCAACAGATAGTTCATCAAACAATCGTTATTTGGGAATTTGGTATAAGAACATTGCAGTTCAAACTGTTGTTTGGGTTGCAAACCGATGTGAACCAATCATTGATTCATCTGCCTTGTTGACTATAGACAACACAGGAAATCTTGTGCTTTTTTCAGGCAAGAACAATAAGAGTGTGCTCATTTGGTCTACAAACTCCCCGAAACAAGCCCGGGAACCACTTGTTCAGCTCTTGGATAACGGTAACTTGGTTTTGAGAGATGAGAAAGATGCAAACACAACAAAATATTTATGGGAAAGCTTTGATTATCCTACTGATACAATGATACCAGGAATGAAATTGGGATGGGACTTGAAGAGAGGTCTAAATAGGCGATTATCGTCGTGGAAGAGCTCTGATGATCCTTGTCATGGAGATTTCACTTATGGGATTGAGCTTGATGAACCACACCATGACCATACATACCCTCAACTATTTATCCGAAATGGATCAGCAAAATTGTTTCGCGAAGCGCCATGGGAAGGCATAAGTTTTAGTGGAGATTCTAGTACTGGTTATGTATCAGTTTATTGGTACAGTGGTCTTTACAACTTTGTCAACAATGATGATGAAGTTTACTACAGTTTCAGCCTCCTTAATGGATCAAATATTGTAAGACTTGTCCTAACCGAAACAGTTGAATACACAGAATggttagaagaagaaaacagtTGGAGTTCCTCTTATTACACCATTCCAGGAGACAAATGTGACAAGTATGGCATCTGTGGAGCTAACTCGGAATGTATCATAACAAATAATCAAGTATGCAAATGTTTAGAAGGTTTCAAGccaaaaaatcaagaaaattgGAACTCAATGATGTCTTGGTCAGAAGGGTGTGTGAGAAACAGTTCTGTGAGCTGTGATACAAAAGAGAAAGATGTATTCATTGGCTTTTCGAGCTTGAAAGTGCCCGATAGTCAGTATATTCAGTTGAGTAAGGGCGATAATCAAGACGAATGCAAGGCGAAATGCTTGAGCAATTGCTCTTGTATGGCTTATAGTTATACAGAGTCAGATGAAGGCAGTGACTGTGTCCTCTGGTTTGGGGATCTGTCCGATATTCGACAACTTAGTTCTGATGGACAAACTGTATACATTCGAATACCATTTTCACCAAAAG ttccaAAAATGAATCATGAAATAGCAAGAAGTGATCATAAGAAAGTAGTGATACTTGTAGCTGTCATCGTTGGATTAGCTGGTGTGATTATTTCAATTGCGTTCTACATTCTTAGGAGGAGACACTTCAGTG AGAGAAACAAAAGCCAAGACGACGACTTGGAGGTTCCATTTTTCGATCTACATACAATTAGTGTTGCCACTGATAATTTTTCAGAGGCTAATAAGCTTGGAGAGGGTGGTTTTGGACCTGTATACAAA GGTATGCTAGACGGAGGTAAAGAAATCGCTGTGAAGAGACTATCAATGTGTTCTGGACAAGGAGCTGATGAATTCAAAAACGAAATTAAACTAATTGCTAAGCTTCAACATCGAAATCTTGTAAAGATATTCGGTTATTGCATTCATAGAGAAATGAAACTATTGGTTTATGAGTACATGCCCAACAAAAGCcttgattatttcatttttg ATGAAAGGCAAAAAAGATTATTAGATTGGCCTAAGCGTTTCCAAATTGTATGTGGAATTGCTAAGGGGCTTCTCTATCTTCATCATGATTCGAGATTGAGAATTATACATCGAGATCTCAAAGCTAGTAATGTATTACTTGATGAAGAGATGAATCCCAAAATTTCAGACTTTGGCTTGGCTAGAGCTTTTGGTGGAGATCAAATAGAAGGAATAAACACAAACAAAGTTGTAGGAACTTA TGGTTATATGGCACCAGAATATGCTTTCAATGGCCTCTTCTCAACAAAATCAGACGTATTTAGCTTCGGTACATTAATGCTTGAAATTGTAAGTGGAAAGAAAAGTAGAGACCTTTACGATAAAGATAGCATTCTCAACCTCATCGGATTG GCATGGATTTTGATGAAAGAAGGCAACACATTTAAGCTCATCGACAAGTGCTTGTTGAAAGATCCACACGACAACATGGAAGAAGCATTACGTTGCATCCACATCGGCCTTTTGTGTGTGCAACAAAAACCAGTTGATAGGCCTAATATGTCTACCGTTATTCTAATGTTAAGTGATAAGAGTGTGTTGCCTCAACCTGAACCGCCAGCCTATTTCACTAACACAGATTTGCGGGAGGGAGATCATTCTTCCTCGCCTAAGCCCCCGTCATGCAATACAAGTATAACAATTGTCGAGGCGCGATGA